In the Desulfonatronovibrio magnus genome, ATCGCAATCATCACTGCCATGGCAACTGTATCAGTTGTACTCGGTCTGGATGGAGGCATCCGCAGACTCTCAGAGTTGAACATGATTCTGGCCATAACCATAATAGGCTTTGTGCTCATAGCCGGGCCTACAGTCTTTCTCATGCAGGCCTTTACCCAGAATGTAGGGGCTTACATTGCCGACCTGATACCAATGACCTTTAATCTTTATGCTTATGAACCCACCGGTTGGCTCGGAGGATGGACACTTTTCTACTGGGGCTGGTGGATTGCCTGGTCTCCCTTTGTGGGCATGTTCATAGCCAGAGTATCCAAAGGCAGAACTATCAGGGAATTCGTTGTCGGCGTTCTGATGGTGCCTGTAGGCTTTACTTTCATGTGGATGACCTTTTTCGGCAACACTGCTTTGCATATGATCCTGGTAAAAGGCATTACTCAACTTGGTGATGCTGTTTCAGCAGATACCACAGTTGCCCTTTTTCAGTTTTTTGAGCATTTGCCCTTTTCAACTCTGGCCTCAATTATTGCCACTATCCTGGTTGTCACCTTCTTTGTAACCTCCTCTGACTCTGGCTCACTGGTTATTGACATGCTAACTTCAGGCGGAGATGACGATGCACCGGTCTGGCAGAGAATATTCTGGGCCTGTTCCGAGGGTGCTGTTGCCGCAGTTCTGCTTCTTGCCGGGGGTTTGGGAGCATTGCAGACAGCCACCATAGCCAGCGCCTTACCCTTTACAGTTATCATGCTGCTCATGTGCTGGGGCCTTATCAGAGCATTGCGCATAGAAGTAGTCAAAAAGATTACCTTAGAAAAGGCAACCCTTATGCCCAGCACTTCTTTTCAGGGCCCAGACGCGTGGAAAAAGAGAATCAAAACTTTGATTCATCAACCCACCAAGACTGAAGTGGACAAGTTTATCCAGGAAGTATCCAGACCTGCCCTTACAGATGTTGCCCAGGAACTGAAAAATCGCAATATGGAAGCCAGAGTGAGGGATAGTGATGACGGCAGAATATGGTTAGAGGTTCTGCATGATGAAGAAATCGACTTCTTCTATTCAGTCCGGCCGCGTCCGCACACTCCGCCGGCTTTTGCTTTGCGAGACACCAGGAAGGACAGAACTGAAAAACTCAAGTTCTACCGTGCTGAAATCCACCTCAAGGAAGGCGGACAGGATTACGATGTAATGAACTGGACCAAGGAACAGATTATTACTGATGTTCTTGACCACTATGAGAAACACCTGCAATTTTTGAATGTTGTCAGGTAGCTCATAGCTGGTAGCTCATAGCTGGTAGCTCATAGCTGGTGGCTGATAGCTGTTGGCTCATGGCTCATGGCTGACAGCTGGTAAATGTGAGGGCGAAACTTGTGTTCGCCCTCATTACATAAAAGGCAGGCTTCATTAGAAAGTACTTTGGCAAGGATCAGCTGACATCTCCTGCAGCAGCATGCTCAAAAGTTTTCAATCTCTGATCATAAGGCGGAAAACCAAAAAATGCTGATCCTGACACTAAAACATCTGCACCGTTTTGCACCAGCTCATAAGTATTATCAGGAGTTACACCACCATCTACCTGGATCAGAACATCAGTTTTATGTTCACGGATCATGGATTTTAAGCGAGAGATTTTCTGCATGCTGAAAGGAATGAATTTCTGCCCGCCAAAACCCGGGTTGACGCTCATTATAAGCACCATATGTAATTGGGGAAGAATATATTCCAGAACTGAAAGCGGAGTATGAGGATTCAGAGAAACAGCCGGTTTTGCACCTAATTCTGCAATTCTGGAAACAGTCCTTTCCAGATGGACGCAGGCTTCTGCATGCACACATAAAAGATCAGCTCCTGCTTCCACAAAATCCTTGAGATACTTGTCAGGCTTTTCAATCATGAGGTGAACATCAAAAAACAGACCGCTGTTTTTCCTGCAGGCCTTGATAACAGGAGGTCCAAAAGTAATATTGGGCACAAAAGCACCATCCATGATATCCCAGTGCACCCAGGAAACACCGGCCTTTTCGAGTTTGTCCAGCTCTTCACCAAGTCTGGTGAAATCAGCAGACAATAAAGAAGGTGACATGATAACGGGTTTGCTGTTTTGCATAAATTTTACCTGTATTTTATGGCGCTGATGCGCATGAGTTTGTCAAATGAATGCAGGCCCT is a window encoding:
- a CDS encoding BCCT family transporter, coding for MNEKKTVSVAGSWYRINPPVFFGSAGITLIFLIFTLLNPERAADLFGSIQGWITTTVGWFYILSVATFLLFVIYLGLSKFGTIKLGPDHSEPDYTYISWFAMLFSAGMGIGLMFFGVAEPVMHYMSPPVGDPGTVEAARESMKITFFHWGVHAWAIYAVVAISLAYFAYRHNLPLTIRSAFYPLIGDRIYGPLGHAIDIFAVFGTMFGVATSLGLGVMQVNAGLEYLFGVPSNVYVQMVLIAIITAMATVSVVLGLDGGIRRLSELNMILAITIIGFVLIAGPTVFLMQAFTQNVGAYIADLIPMTFNLYAYEPTGWLGGWTLFYWGWWIAWSPFVGMFIARVSKGRTIREFVVGVLMVPVGFTFMWMTFFGNTALHMILVKGITQLGDAVSADTTVALFQFFEHLPFSTLASIIATILVVTFFVTSSDSGSLVIDMLTSGGDDDAPVWQRIFWACSEGAVAAVLLLAGGLGALQTATIASALPFTVIMLLMCWGLIRALRIEVVKKITLEKATLMPSTSFQGPDAWKKRIKTLIHQPTKTEVDKFIQEVSRPALTDVAQELKNRNMEARVRDSDDGRIWLEVLHDEEIDFFYSVRPRPHTPPAFALRDTRKDRTEKLKFYRAEIHLKEGGQDYDVMNWTKEQIITDVLDHYEKHLQFLNVVR
- the rpe gene encoding ribulose-phosphate 3-epimerase, translating into MQNSKPVIMSPSLLSADFTRLGEELDKLEKAGVSWVHWDIMDGAFVPNITFGPPVIKACRKNSGLFFDVHLMIEKPDKYLKDFVEAGADLLCVHAEACVHLERTVSRIAELGAKPAVSLNPHTPLSVLEYILPQLHMVLIMSVNPGFGGQKFIPFSMQKISRLKSMIREHKTDVLIQVDGGVTPDNTYELVQNGADVLVSGSAFFGFPPYDQRLKTFEHAAAGDVS